The Streptomyces sp. ALI-76-A nucleotide sequence GCAGGGTCGCGAACTCCCGGTGTTCTCCGCGGAGTCCGGACAGGCGGGTGCCGGTGACCGTCGTCCAGAAGTCACCGGCGCGCGCGAACGCGCCGGCGGGCCGGTCGACGAAGGCGTACGTCCACAGGACGGATGGACTCATGGCGGTGATCGTAGAGCGGCGCGGCGGGGCCGTCGCCCCCGGCCGGCCGACGGGCGGGACGTCCGGGTCCGTCACGGGCGGCCGGACGAGGTACCCGGGGGCGCCGCGGCCCTAACCCGCCGCCCCTCACTCGTGCGCGTGGTTCTCGGGCAGGGTTCGCCTCTGGTTCGGCGGGGATCGACCTCGGCTTGTTTGCATTGCGCAATGGACCACATCACGTTACTGGTGGCCGTCGTCATCGTCACGGCGCTCGCCTTCGACTTCACCAACGGTTTCCACGACACGGCGAACGCGATGGCGACGTCCATCGCCACCGGCGCGTTGCGGCCCAGAACGGCCGTAGTGATCAGCGGGGTCCTCAACGTGGTCGGCGCGTTCCTGTCCACCGAGGTCGCCAGAACGATCTCCGGCGGCATCGTGGACGACACCCTGGTCAGCCCGGGCATGATCTTCGCGGGGCTGGTCGGGGCGATCCTCTGGAACCTGCTGACCTGGCTGGTCGGGCTGCCGTCCAGCTCGTCGCACGCGCTGTTCGGCGGACTGATCGGGGCGGTCTGGATCGGGGCCGGCGCGCACGGCGTGCACGTCGACGAGGTGGTCGAGAAGGTGCTGATGCCGGCGGTGGCCTCACCGCTGGTGGCGGGGGTCGCGGCGCTGATCGCCACCCACCTCGCCTACAAGCTCACCAGCCGGGCCCGCGAGGCGTCGGTGACCCGGAGTTTCCGGCTCGGGCAGATCGCCTCGGCCTCGCTGGTCTCGCTCGCGCACGGCACGAACGACGCGCAGAAGACCATGGGTGTCATCACCCTGACGCTCATCTCGGCGGGCGCGCTCGGTCATGACGCGGGTCCGCCGATGTGGGTGGTCGCGTCGGCGGGGCTCGCCATCGGGCTGGGCACCTACCTCGGCGGCTGGCGGATCATCCGCACGATGGGCAAGGGGCTGACGGAGATCCGGTCGCCGCAGGGCTTCGCCGCCGAGACGGCCTCCACGACCGTCATCCTGACCTCCGCCCACCTCGGCTTCGCCCTGTCCACCACCCAGGTCGCCTCCGGCAGCATCCTCGGCGCCGGGCTCGGACGGCGGCTCGCGAAGGTGCGCTGGGGCGTGGCGGGGCGGATGGTGATCGCCTGGCTGGTCACGCTGCCGGCCGCCGCGCTCGTCGGCGGGGTCTCCGCTGGTGTGGTCAAGCACGGCGGGGACGCCGGCACGGTCGCCGTCGCCCTGGCCGGCGCGGCCGTCGCCGCGGGCATCGTGGTCCTGTCCCGGCGCAACCCGGTGCACGCGAACAACGTCAACGACACTCATGAGGTCGCCGTCCGAGCCGTCGAGCCGCCGAGCCGGCGCAGGTCGGCACGGTCGCCTGAGCCACGGGAGGGCACAGCGTGAGCCTCGACTGGAACGCGCTGGGCGAGGTCGCCGCCGTGAGTATCGGTGCCACTGTCGCCGTGGTCGTCGTCTTCGCTCTGGGCGTCCTCGGCCTCGCCGAGTTCGAGGGGGCGCGTGAGGAGGACGGCACGACCCACGTCCTGGGTCTCGCCCAGGCCGGCCTGTGCTTCGCCGCGTGCGCGGCGGTGGTGGCGTACGGGATCTGGCTGATCGTGCCGCTCTTCCACTGACCACTGACCACTGACCACTGATCCGCCGACGCCGGTGGAGGACGCCGGCCAGGGCTCGGCGGGCGCGCACACGCCGCAGGGGCCCGGCCGGACGGTGTCCGGCCGGGCCCCTGCGGGACGCCCGTGACCCGCGATGGTGCACCGATCGCCGGTCGGGGAGGCTGACGTGTGGTCAGGCCTTCTTGGTCTCCCAGAAGATCTTGTCGATCTGGGCGATGTAGTCCAGCGCCTTCTGGCCGGTGGCCGGGTCGGTGGACGCCTTGGCGGCCGAGAGGGCCTTCAGGGCGTCGTTGACCAGCTGGTGCAGCTCCGGGTACTTCTCGAAGTGCGGGGGCTTGAAGTAGTCGCTCCACAGTACGGAGACGTGGTGCTTCGCCAGCTCGGCGCGCTGCTCCTTGATGACGGTGGCGCGTGCCTGGAAGTGGGGGTCGTCGTTGGCGCCCATCTTTTCCTGGACGGCCTTGACCGACTCGGCTTCGATGCGGGCCTGGGCGGGGTCGTACACGCCGCAGGGCAGGTCGCAGTGGGCGCTGACCTTGACCTTGGGGGCGAACAGGCGGGAAAGCATGCGCAATCCTTCCTCGTGATCGTCTTCTCAGGTGCGACATTACTCCCCGGGAGACGGGTTTTCCTCAGTGCCCCCATGGGCTTAGGACAAAAGTCCGGGGTGAGACTGAGACTGGTGGAGGACCGACCGGGGAGGTGCCGGGTGATGCCGGAGCTGTCACAGGAGACCGAACGCAAGGGGGCCGTACTGCCGTTCGGGCTGGCCGAGGTGACCGGGCCGTCCATGGTGCCCACGCTCCGCCACGGCGACCAGCTCGTGGTGCAGTGGGGTGCCCGGATCCGGCCCGGTGACGTGGTCGTCCTGCGTCATCCGTTCCAGCAGGACCTGCTCGTCGTCAAGCGGGCCGCGCAGCGGCGCGAGGGCGGCTGGTGGGTGCTGGGGGACAACGCGTACGCCGGTGGCGACAGCACCGACTACGGGACCGTGCCCGACGAACTGGTGCTCGGCAAGGTCCGGTTCCGGTACCGGCCGCTCGGGCCGGATCAGCGCTCGCCGTTCGCCGTCGTGCGCTGGGCGGTGTCGGCCGCCAGGCCCGTGCTGTCCGGCCGGTCGGCCTCCAGGCGCTTGCGGGCGCGGTAGGCGGCCACGTTGGCGCGGGTCGCGCAGCGGTCGGAGCAGTAGCGCCGGGAGCGGTTGGTGGACGTGTCCAGGAAGGCGTTGCGGCACGGGGACGCCTCGCACAGGCCGAGGCGGTCGACGCCGTACTCCGTCAGGTGGAAGGCCAGGCCCATCGCCGCGATGGCCGCGTAGCCCGCGGTCACGTTGGACGGGTGGTCCGCCAGGTGCATGTGCCACAGCGGGCGGCCGTCGTCGTCCCGGAAGTCGTGCCCGGAGATCTGCGGGCTCACCGGGAACTCCAGCAGGAGTGAGTTCAGCAGGTCGACGGCGAGGGTCTCGTCACCGCCGTCCGCCGCCTCGAAGACCGCGCGCAGCCTTCCCCGGACCGAGCGGAACCGGGTCACGTCCGCGTCGGTGGCGCGACGGGCCGCCGACTGGTTCCCGCCGAACAGGTCGCGGATGGCCTCCACCGACGTCAGGGAGTCCTTGCCGCGGACCGGCTCCTCGCTGTTCACGAGGCGTACGGCGTAGTCCGAGTAATAGGCCAGTTCCACTTGTAGTCCTTACGGAGGCGTTCTATGGTCGTGGTGCGGTCGGGGTAACAGCCGGTCGTGCATCCAGGGTATTACGGGACCTAGGGGACGTGACCTCGTGCGACGGAGGGGCTCGATGACGGACACGAACGCGGACACCAGGACGGCCGGGGCCGACTGGCAGGCGTGGCAGCGGAGCTGGGACCGGCAGCAGGAGTGGTACATGCCGGACGGGAGGAGCGGTTCCGGATCATGCTCGACATGGTCGAGGCCCTCGTCGGCACCTCGCCCCGCGTCCTGGACCTGGCGTGCGGCACGGGAAGCATCACCGCCCGGCTGTTCGCCCGGTTCCCGCACGCCACCAGTACCGGCGTCGACCTCGACCCGGCGCTCCTCGCCATCGCGGAGGGCACCTTCGCGGACGACGAACGGGTCACCTTCGTCACCGCCGACCTCAAGGACCCCGACTGGCCGGCGAGGCTGCCGCACGACTCCTACGACGCCGTCCTGACCGCCACGGCCCTGCACTGGCTGCACAGCGAACCCCTCATGGCCCTCTACGGTCAGCTCGCGGACCTCGTCCGCGACGGCGGTGTCCTCATGAACGCGGACCACATGATCGACGAGTCCACGCCCCGGATCAACGCGGCCGAGCGCGCGCAGCGGCACGCCCGCATGGAACAGGCCGGACGGGACGGCGCCCTCGACTGGACGCGGTG carries:
- a CDS encoding inorganic phosphate transporter gives rise to the protein MDHITLLVAVVIVTALAFDFTNGFHDTANAMATSIATGALRPRTAVVISGVLNVVGAFLSTEVARTISGGIVDDTLVSPGMIFAGLVGAILWNLLTWLVGLPSSSSHALFGGLIGAVWIGAGAHGVHVDEVVEKVLMPAVASPLVAGVAALIATHLAYKLTSRAREASVTRSFRLGQIASASLVSLAHGTNDAQKTMGVITLTLISAGALGHDAGPPMWVVASAGLAIGLGTYLGGWRIIRTMGKGLTEIRSPQGFAAETASTTVILTSAHLGFALSTTQVASGSILGAGLGRRLAKVRWGVAGRMVIAWLVTLPAAALVGGVSAGVVKHGGDAGTVAVALAGAAVAAGIVVLSRRNPVHANNVNDTHEVAVRAVEPPSRRRSARSPEPREGTA
- the sodN gene encoding superoxide dismutase, Ni — encoded protein: MLSRLFAPKVKVSAHCDLPCGVYDPAQARIEAESVKAVQEKMGANDDPHFQARATVIKEQRAELAKHHVSVLWSDYFKPPHFEKYPELHQLVNDALKALSAAKASTDPATGQKALDYIAQIDKIFWETKKA
- the sodX gene encoding nickel-type superoxide dismutase maturation protease; the encoded protein is MPELSQETERKGAVLPFGLAEVTGPSMVPTLRHGDQLVVQWGARIRPGDVVVLRHPFQQDLLVVKRAAQRREGGWWVLGDNAYAGGDSTDYGTVPDELVLGKVRFRYRPLGPDQRSPFAVVRWAVSAARPVLSGRSASRRLRAR
- a CDS encoding CGNR zinc finger domain-containing protein, which codes for MELAYYSDYAVRLVNSEEPVRGKDSLTSVEAIRDLFGGNQSAARRATDADVTRFRSVRGRLRAVFEAADGGDETLAVDLLNSLLLEFPVSPQISGHDFRDDDGRPLWHMHLADHPSNVTAGYAAIAAMGLAFHLTEYGVDRLGLCEASPCRNAFLDTSTNRSRRYCSDRCATRANVAAYRARKRLEADRPDSTGLAADTAQRTTANGER